GGTCTAGAtaaaaagacaacaaaaaaaatacatatagaaGTATATTAAAAACATTGGTGTATGTGTACTATGTAAGTCATATGTCACAACTTTTTACTGAGCATTTGGGTGTTGGCCACAAGTTTTTACATTAAAAACCTGTGTCCTCACACTTCCCCCTATTTAGTATGACAAGGTTTGGACCACTTATCCCTTATGAGAGGGCATTAAATTTTTTGTGTGGGTTAACTGTACCGGTTGTGCCGTGTCCTTTTCTTACGGTGATCCTGGATCCTTTTGTCAAAATCATGAAAGGTGCTTGCAAACGGATCAGTGGGAAGGCCTATATGCATTAAGGCATGTATCTTATCAAATATATATTAAGATATCATATCTTGTGCCTGTTGAGACAAACATGTGGGGGACTTCAAGGGTCTCAAAGTAAGCTGTTGTCAAAGTATACAAACATCAGGTCAGAAACAATATTCCTTTATTTGTCACAAATAAACTATTTATTCTGATGAAGTCAAAAGAGGCCATGAGTCAATCAATCCTCAGGGTCTACTACACTGATTGATCCACTAGGTGGAGACAACACACCATAGATAACAGGATATTAGACCCTGTAGGCCTCCTAGCCCTTCCACTAAATAATAAATTAACCTTGTACAGCATGATCATTAAGGAGAAAGGCATGAACTTGAAAAGATACCATATAGCAGTGGCCTGCTCTCTACGTAAGAATAAAACTATGCCGCTCAAACCTGTTTTAGACGACAGCACCTTTTTCAGCAGGTCTCTTAAAAGGAGTTTATATAGTGATGTAGAAATTCTCATTCAGTGCTGACCTATTCCATTTTCTTGCACATTACTTCTACAGCGAGTACTGTAAAAACTTAACACTAGAGGGAAACCGTACACCATTTATACAATGTTATATGGTAAACGGTACCCAGTTCTGGACGTATTCAACCCAAGGGGCAATATTTAATAGAATTTGATGCATGAAGAGTCAAATTCATGCTCAAGCTCATGAAATAGAAAGGCTATAGGCCTACTGAGAAGACTTGTGAATGATAGTCATGTAGATTTCCTGCAGTCATAACAAGAGATCCATGTGATTTGTCCTTCCTGTTTAAAAGTGGTGTGATAACCAGAGTACATTTTCAGAAAACTAAATACGCATTTTATTTTTCAATGTCCCACCTGACATTCCGTTAAATCCCGACTCCCATAaatcaaacatttttaaaataaatactgAATTTTAAAAAAGCATAAAAGATTGTCACAATTGGTTGGGAAATCTGCATAAAATTTCATAATTTTCCATAGTATAACAGCTAAAGTCAAGCCAGAACACTAACTATGAGACAAGGCTCAGCAGTCAATCAACTTGTCATGAGGTGGAATTAGGTGGCTTTCGTTTAGTCCATATTTGTGCAGTGTCAGCTcactatctgagcactgcagctTGAGCAGAACCAGTAACAGAAGGTGAGGTACTGCTGAATGCCCTTAGGGGAGAACACAGGTTTGTGCTCAGCTGTACACAGAAAGAGAAGTACAGCACAGAAGAGTATTGCAGAGGAAAGTTGTTAAGGGAAGAGCGATATGCTTTCCCCTGCCAGTAGGTCTGTTCAAAAGTTGTATTTGTACTTTAGCCAATTCCTCAGTTGTCTTAATATTGGATAAATCACAAACATTTCTAGCAATTAGCTATGGTGATTCCGTGCTCACAACAAATCTAGTGGGAAACATTGGACACTAAAGTGGAAGTGGGGTGTAACTGTGAAAGCTTTGCCCACTCACTTTCAGCAACTGAAGTATGAGGGTACAGGTTACTGGCTGCCAATGGAAAAAGGTTCAATCCTCAAAACTGTCCTCCGATTTGTCCTCTCCTGCTTTCCAGTTTTTCTTCCTCTTCTTGTGTGACTCTGGTCCTGAGTCTCTGTGGGAGTCCATCTATCatttcctccttctccctctctcctcatcatcatcctcctcctcctctgagctgctctcctcctcactctccctctttttcctcttaTGTTTGCTCTTGCTGCTTTTCCTCTTCTGTTCCTGTTTGACACTGTCGCTCTTGTCGCTGCTGGACTCACCGTCTGACTCACCTATCCTTCGCttttcctctttcttcttcttggAGGACTTCTTCAGATGTTTTGATTTGGCTGTTTTAAGTCTGGACGTTTTCTTTCTCCAATGCCCATTCTGATCATCACCACGGTCTCTATCCCTGAAAAGACAAATCAGGCATTATAACTATGCAACTTTTATTGTATTGAAGCAAATAGTGAGATTTCTACAACAAAGACGATgcacaagacattctccaaacaccccacaagATCGACATCCGCGTTActtgcaagaggaagcgacgcaggtacagaTGACAAAGAATCGGATACCTGGTCAGGACCTGGCGAAGGCgactgggaaagctgccgttaccgtcaatactactcgccaacgtgcaatcattggacaataaattagacgaggtgcgatcacaaatatcctaccaaccGTAATATCCTACATTTcacagaatcgtggctgaatgacgacgtggatattcagctagcgggatatacgctgcaacggcaagatagaacagcacacagcCAGTAAGACGAAGGGGGCGGTctttgcatatttgtaaacaacagctggtgcacaaattttgtaaattttatttttttaaattttacccccttttctccccatttTTGtggttagtagttactatcttgactcatcgctacaactcccgtacgggctcgggagagccAAAGGTCAAAAGCCTCCGAAACTAGGCTAGCTTctagcttcttaacacagcgcgcatccaatctggaagccagccgcaccaatccCACACCGTAAcatagcgacctggtcagcgtgcactgcgcccggtccgccacaggagttgctggtgcgcgatgagacaaggacatccctaccggccaaaccctccctaacccggacgacgctaggccaatcgccccacggacctcccggtcgtggccggctgcgacagagcctgggcgcgaaccaagagtctctggtggcacagctggcgctgcagtacagcgcccttaaccactgcgccacccgggaggccaactTTGATCTGATCCTTACTACAGCTACTACAGTTATGGGACATGGTATTTCATgtttggggcagcagggtagcctagtggttagagcgttggactagtaaccggaaggttgcaagttcaaatccccgatccgacaaggtacaaatctgttgttctgcccctgaacaggcagttaacccactgttcctaggccgtcattgaaaataagaatgtgttcttaactgacttgcctggttaaataaaggtcaaataaaaaaataaaaatgttaatgCAGTTCATTTCTTACCAGTCACTTTTAAACTCCTCGGGGTGTAGCTCCTTAAAACCGCTGTGTCCCCATCTGTAGAGGAAACATGCACAGAGATTCACCTTTCATAGCATGTCGCCGTTTGTCAACTCAAACACAAACATATGAACTTCAAACAGTCTCACAAGGCTACAGAGTTGTAAACAGAAAAAAAGATGCACCTGTCTGAATCATTGGCCTCAAAGTCATAGAGTTTCTTGGTCCAGTAGCGTGCCTTCCTCTTGTCCTGGCTGGAATCGTGTTCTCTTCTCCACAGCCGGTCTCCCAGTCTGTCTACAGACCCATCCTCCACACGATCACAGTGCATGTGACTCCTGAGGAATAGACAACATGGGTGAACTCTAATTCTGATGTCTGTCAACCTGTTCCATATAA
This genomic interval from Oncorhynchus clarkii lewisi isolate Uvic-CL-2024 chromosome 27, UVic_Ocla_1.0, whole genome shotgun sequence contains the following:
- the LOC139385699 gene encoding uncharacterized protein NKAPD1-like isoform X2, which codes for MSRVPMGKVLLRNVIRHTDAHNKIQEESEMWKLRGMEKWPFTSHRSMPRALNPSRSHMHCDRVEDGSVDRLGDRLWRREHDSSQDKRKARYWTKKLYDFEANDSDRWGHSGFKELHPEEFKSDWDRDRGDDQNGHWRKKTSRLKTAKSKHLKKSSKKKKEEKRRIGESDGESSSDKSDSVKQEQKRKSSKSKHKRKKRESEEESSSEEEEDDDEERGRRRK
- the LOC139385699 gene encoding uncharacterized protein NKAPD1-like isoform X1, which gives rise to MSRVPMGKVLLRNVIRHTDAHNKVRVGELAKCVCVAVFSPHDRCGLFQIQEESEMWKLRGMEKWPFTSHRSMPRALNPSRSHMHCDRVEDGSVDRLGDRLWRREHDSSQDKRKARYWTKKLYDFEANDSDRWGHSGFKELHPEEFKSDWDRDRGDDQNGHWRKKTSRLKTAKSKHLKKSSKKKKEEKRRIGESDGESSSDKSDSVKQEQKRKSSKSKHKRKKRESEEESSSEEEEDDDEERGRRRK